Sequence from the Aquimarina sp. Aq107 genome:
CAGAATAATTTTTAAAAGCATAAACGATGGGAAAAAAAGATATAGCTATAATAGGAGTTGCAGGACGATTTCACGGATCAGATAATATTAATCAATTTTGGGAAAATTTATATAATTCAAAAGAACTATTTAAATTTTTTACCAAAGAAGAATTGTTAAAATTAGGAGTAGATAAATCAGTAATTTATGATTCAAAATTTGTTCCTGTAGATTCAATTGTAAATAACGCAGAGAGTTTTGATTTCTCCTTTTTTGGTTACACCAAAGATGAAGCAAATTTGATGGATCCGCAAACCAGGGTTATGCATGAACTCGTATGGACTGGATTAGAGGATGCGGGCTGTGATCCGTTTAAATATTCCGAAAATATAGGTTTGTTTTTATCTGCATCTAACAATTTAAGATGGGTAGCACATGCATTAACTCAGAATACCGATGTAAATACTTTCTTTATTTCGCAAGTAACAAATAAAGAGTTTTTAAGTTCTTTAATATCCTATTCGTTAGATCTTAAAGGACCTAGTTATCATACTTCTACAGCTTGTTCAAGTTCTCTTACCTCTGTTCACTTGGCTTGCAGAAGTTTGTTAATGAGAGAATGCTCAATTGCAATTGCAGGTGGTATAAGTTTAAATTGTAAAAAGGACGTAGGGTATTTTCATAAAGAAGGAATGATAGAATCAATCGATGGACATTGTAAACCATTTGATAAGGATTCTACAGGAACTGTAGGAGGTAATGGTGGTGCTGTTGTTGTTTTTAAGAGATTAGAAGAAGCAATTAGAGATAAGGATAATATCTATGGCGTCGTTCGTGCTACAGCATCAAATAATGATGGTAAAAGAAAAGTAGGTTATACAGCTCCAAGTATTAAAGGACAGGTAGAATGTATCAATTTTGCACATAAAATGGCTAATGTCACCCCTGATTCAATTTCATATATTGAAACTCATGGTACAGGGACAAAGTTGGGAGATCCTATTGAAATTTCAGCTTTGAATAGAGCCTTTAATAATAACAACACACATAGATGTGCAATTGGGTCAGTAAAATCAAATATAGGACATCTTGATGCGGCAGCAGGAATAGCAGGTTTTGTTAAAACTTGTCTTTCTTTAAAAAACAAAAAAATACCAGCTTCTTTACACTTTAAAGAATCAAATCCTAAAATAAGCTTCAAATCAGGACCATTCTATGTTAATGATGAACTTAAAGATTGGCGTAGTCCTGATAATTCACCTCTTAGAGCTGGGGTTAGTAGTTTTGGAATTGGAGGAACCAATGTACATGTGATAATGGAAGAATATCCTTCTAAAAATCAAATACAAAGTAAATCATTAAGGTCGAATCACATATTCCCTTATACAGCTAAAACACCTTCTGCACTGGAAAGAAACAAAAAAAACATTGAAAATTTTATTGAGGAATCCAGTAAAAATGATTTGCTAAATCTGTCCTATACATTAAGTAAGGGACGTAAACATTTTGATTATCGTAATTTTTTGATTGGTGGCGTTGATGAAAATGAGTTAGAAAAAAAGGAAGTATATAAATCAACGATTAAAAAGAACGCTAACAAAATAACTTTTTTATTTCCAGGACAAGGAAGTCAATATTTTGAAATGGGAAGAGGACTCTATCACGAAGAACCTTTTTTCAAGTCAATTTTAGACAAAGGATTTAAGAAGTTAGAAGTTTTAACAAGCAAAAATTTTAAGTCAATTCTAGGTATAGAAATAGACCAAAATGAAAATGATGAATTGATCAACGAAACACGTTATACACAACCTTTAATTTTTTTAATTGAGTATGCTTTGGCTACCTATTTAAGATATCTAGGTATTGAGCCAACTTATATGATTGGTCATAGTCTGGGAGAATATGTTGCCGCTACAATTGCTGAGGTATTTCCTTTCGAGCAAGCTCTAGAAATTGTTGTAAAAAGAGCAGAACTTATGAATAGTGTTTCATCAGGTACAATGGTCTCTATAGGTGTATCTGCCAAAAAAGCTATTTCGTTTATTGGAGAAGATCTTTCGATTGCAGCAATAAACTCATCGGACTCTTGCGTGATTTCAGGAAGAAATGAAAAAATACAGGAATGTATTCAATATTTAGAGACAAATGATATTGACTACAAAATACTCAAAACATCCCACGCATTTCATTCAGATATGATGAATGGTATTTTATTTGAGTATGAAGAATTTTTGAAAAAGTTCTCTCTTTCAATTCCTACCATAGATTTTATTTCCAATCTTACAGGAAAACCAATAAAAAATGAAGAAGTAACTTCAACATCTTACTGGGTTAAACATCTTAGAGAAACGGTCCGTTTTTCTGAAGGATTAGAATACTTAAATAAAAAGGAAAACAATATTTTTATTGAAATCGGATCAGGAAAAACGCTAATACCTTATGTACGACAAAAGGAAAATATTAGAAATCAAGAAATGTTGTATTTATTAAGACCTAAGAATGAAACAGTAAATGATACCTTTCATTTTACAAGTGCATTAGGAAGACTATGGAGCTATGGCGTTGAATTAGATTGGGAAAAGTATTTTGAAAATCAGGATGCAAGAATAATTTCTGCACCAACTTATAGTTTTGACAGTACCTGTTTGGATTATAAAGTTGATCCTTATTCTGGAATTCAAACGCTTGCTCAAAGAAAAAATCTTTTTAAAGATTGGTTCTACGAAAAAAACTGGAAAAAATCGAAACTAAATAAAGAGAAATCATTGGATAGCAAAGGATTTTTGATCCTTTCGAATAATAAGTCAAGCTCCGCATTACAAACAAAATTAGAAACTCAGGGAGATACCTGTTTAGAATTGTTTTGTCAAACAGATGCAAAAGAAGGAACAACTATTGATAGTGTGAAATCATTATTCGAAACTATAAATAAACAAGATACTTACTTTAATAATATTGTATTAGATTTTTCTTTTGGAAATGATTTATCTCAATTAAGAAAGAATTTTACTTATTGTTTAAATATATGCAAGGAAATATTAGCATATTATCCAGAGAAAAGAAAAAAAATAACACTTTTATCAGATTTTAACAATGAAGTATTAGGGGGAGAAAAACTTAATATTTCTGTATCCGTAATCAGTAGCCTTTTTAAAGTATTATCACAAGAAAACCCACATATATTATTTTCTGAATTAGATATTGTTGATAGATCAAATTCTTTTGAAGAAACAATTCAGGATATTACAGAAGAGATAAAATATAATTTTCAAGATGTCAAAGTTGCTTATAGAAATAGATATAGATGGGTAGAGTTTTATGATAATATCGTATTGTCTTCTGATAAAAAAATAAACCTAAGTGAAGAGAAAATATATCTAATAACTGGAGGTTTAGGGCATTTAGGATATACAATAGCATCTCATCTAAGTACAAAATATAATGCTACAATAATTTTGACGGGGAGATCAGGAGTTCCATCAGAAAATACATGGGATACTTTTGTTATTAATTCGGAGTCAGAAGAAAGTTTGGTAAAAAAAGTAAAAAGATTAAAGAGTTTAAAGGAACAAAATCAAAAAATCCATTATTACCAAATGGATGTTTCTGATATGGAAGAAATGAAATCTGTAGTACAGATTATAGAAAATAATGTTGGCAAAATTTCAGGAGTTATTCATGCAGCTGGAGTCATTGATAATTATTCCTTTAAACCTTTAGAAAATATAGATATAACTAATATCGAAACACATTTTAACCCTAAGGTAAATGGAACACTTAATCTTTACGAAAATTTTAAAGATAAGGAATTGGATTTTGTTTGGATCAGCTCAAGTCTTTCATCAATATTAGGAGGATTAACTTATGGTTCTTATGCGGCTTCTAATAAATTTATCGACGCATTTATCGAAAATAACAAAGGATTATATAATTGGAAGTCCGTTAATTTAGACGGTTTAGGTAACAGAGCAATTAGAGATCATGAATTAATACAAATATTTGAAGAAACCTTAGTTTCAGATAATTATAATCAAACGATAATCAGCATAACTGATCCAAATAAGTTCAAGTTAGAGCCGAAAAAAGAAAGTAAAGAGGAGAAAGTAACCTTGATACAAGAAGATTATATGCCACCCGTCACTAAAACTCAAAAAGATTTATGTGAAATATGGGAATCTTTTTTCGGGTACAATCAAATAGGAATTACCAACAGTTTTTTTGATTTAGGAGGTGATTCTTTAAAAGCAATGACATTAGTAAAAAGAATTCAAAGAAAGTTTGATATAGAGATTAACTTATTGGATTTTTTTAATAAACCAAATATAGAAGAGCTTGCAAAAGAAATAGATAGAGCAAAGAATATTTTAAGTCTGAAGAAGGAATCAACTAAGAAAAATAAAATCACTATTTAATGGAAGAGTTACTTAAAATATTGGCAAAAGAAGATATTAGCATTTCAGTTACTAATGAAAAGGAACTAGAATTAAATTATGATGGCGATTATATCGATGAAACCTTATTACAAGAAATAAGAAAATACAAAAATGACTTAATAGCGTATTTGAGTAAGTATAAAAAGGCGAATCAACATTGTACTATTCAACCAGTAAATGAAAGAACAAAATATAGAGCATCTTTTGGGCAAAAAAGAATATGGTTATTAAGTCAACACAAAGAAGGTTCTGCAGCTTACAACCTGTCTAATTTAAGAGAGATTAAGAATTGTGATACTCTAAAATTTAAAAAAGCACTAGAATGCTTGATTGAACGTCATGAATCACTAAGAACAGTTTTTAATCTTGGAGAAGATGGTCACTTATATCAACATATACAAGAACCCAATGAAATAAAATCTTTTTTTGAATGTAGAGATTATAGAGATAAATCAGAAGAGGATATCAAAAATGAAATAAGGGAATATGCTAAAGTTCCATTTGATCTAACTACCGGACCACTTTTTAAAGTGTACTTGTTTCAAAAGAATTCTGAAGATTATATCATGTATTATAATATGCATCACATTATTAGTGATGGTTGGTCACTGGATGTAGTTATTAATGACATGATGATTTTTTATAAATCACTGTTGAAAGAAGAAAAAGTGCAAGTAGAACCTTTATCAATTCAATATAAGGATTTTGCGTCATGGCAACTGGAATCTTTTGAGAATGGATCTTTGAATAAAGAAAGAGCATATTGGTTAGAAAGTCTTAAAGGGAACATTCCTTTATTAAACCTTTCTAAAACAAAAAAAAGACCAGAAGTAAAAACTTTTAATGGAGAAAAGTTACAAACCATCCTTAATATTGAAGTAACCAGTAAAATACGTGAATTCATAAAGGAACATAAAGGAAGCACCTATTCATTTTTGTTAACTATGTGGAATATATTGTTATATAAATATACTGGTGAAAAAGAATTTGTCATAGGTGTTCCTGTTGCTGGGAGAGGACTGGAGGAGTTGGAAAATCAAATAGGATTTTATGTTAATACTATTCCGTTAAAAAATAGCGTAAATTCGGAAGATAGTTTTTTGGAAACATTCAGTAGAATTAGTAAAAGAATGCTGGAAGGGATTTCAAATCAGATGTGTCCTTTAGATAAAATTATAGAAGATCTGAAGATTCCGAAGGATATAAGTAGAAACCCTTTGTTTGATATACTGTTGACATATCAAAATATCAGAAAAAAGAAAATTGAACCTGATCAGGAAATAGCGTTAGAAACTATAAAGCTTGATAAAACAACAACTAATGCTAAGTTGGATTTGGATATTGATTTTCTGGAGCATCAAAATTACATAACTCTTGAGGTAACATATAATACGGATATATGCGAAGAGAATTTTGTAAGAGAGTTGATAAAGCGTTTTAAAAAAGTAGTAGATTTTGTATTAGTTAATAATGAGTCGTATATAAAGGATATTAAGTACTTGTCGGATGGAGAAAGAACATTTTTAATAAATAAATTAAATCAAACAAATGAGAATTTTAATCTTGATCTCACCGTTCTGGATTTATTCAAAAAACAAGTAAAAAGTAATCCAAATGCTATTGCTATTGCATACAATAATGGAACTTTAACCTTTGCAGAATTAGATAAGTTATCAAATCAATTGGCTAATGGTTTAAAGAAAGAATATGGAGTAGGTAAACTAGACGTAATAGCTATTTATTTGGAACAAGAAGAGCGGAGTGTTATTTCATTGTTAGGAATATTGAAACTAGGAGCAACCTATGTTTATGTAGCACCTGAAATGCCACAAGAAAGGAAAGAATTTATTCTCAAAGATTCAAAAGCTAAATTAGTCATAACAGATGTTGAGTTTAAACCTGATATTAATGATATTCATTTTTCGGGGGAAATATTTGTAATTGATGCAAATTTTGAGTCTTCCTGGGATACTTCGATAGTATATTCTATTTCTTCCAAAGAAATTCCAGCGTATCTTATTTATACGTCAGGTTCAACAGGAACTCCTAAAGGTGTAGTAGTTTCCCATGGCTCTCTTGTCAATTATTTGGAATGGGCTAGAATTTATTATTCAGATAATGGAACGGTGAATCTTAGTTTTGGTCTATTTACATCATTGACCTTTGATCTTACTATAACTAGTTTGTTTTTACCTCTTGTTAGTGGAAACACATTGACAATATTTAAAGCTAAGGAAGGTGTTTCTACAAAGCTAGAAAAATATATTAATAGCAATATAGCCTGTATTAAATTAACACCAGCGCATATTGATGTTTTAAATTTAATAGAAATACCAAATCAAAGTAGAATTTCGGTTGCGATTGTAGGTGGAGATACATTAAAACCCCATCATATCGGTATTTTGAAAAATATCAATCCTGATATTAAAATTTATAATGAATATGGCCCTACAGAAGCTACCGTTGGCTGTGTGGTTAAAGAAATTACAAGTCAGAATGAAAAAATACTCATAGGAAAACCTGTAGCAAATACCCAAATAATGATTTTATCAGAAGATCTGGAACTAATGCCTTTTGGAGAAGTTGGGGAAATTTGTATTGGCGGAGTACAATTAGCACAAGGTTATCTAAACAAACCCAAACTTACCAAAGAAAAATTTGTTGTGAATCCATTCAATATAAATGAGAGATTATATAGAACAGGTGATTTGGGACGATGGTTACCAAATGAAAACATTGATTTTTTAGGAAGAGTGGATCATCAGGTGAAAATAAATGGCCATAGAATTGAA
This genomic interval carries:
- a CDS encoding type I polyketide synthase; translation: MGKKDIAIIGVAGRFHGSDNINQFWENLYNSKELFKFFTKEELLKLGVDKSVIYDSKFVPVDSIVNNAESFDFSFFGYTKDEANLMDPQTRVMHELVWTGLEDAGCDPFKYSENIGLFLSASNNLRWVAHALTQNTDVNTFFISQVTNKEFLSSLISYSLDLKGPSYHTSTACSSSLTSVHLACRSLLMRECSIAIAGGISLNCKKDVGYFHKEGMIESIDGHCKPFDKDSTGTVGGNGGAVVVFKRLEEAIRDKDNIYGVVRATASNNDGKRKVGYTAPSIKGQVECINFAHKMANVTPDSISYIETHGTGTKLGDPIEISALNRAFNNNNTHRCAIGSVKSNIGHLDAAAGIAGFVKTCLSLKNKKIPASLHFKESNPKISFKSGPFYVNDELKDWRSPDNSPLRAGVSSFGIGGTNVHVIMEEYPSKNQIQSKSLRSNHIFPYTAKTPSALERNKKNIENFIEESSKNDLLNLSYTLSKGRKHFDYRNFLIGGVDENELEKKEVYKSTIKKNANKITFLFPGQGSQYFEMGRGLYHEEPFFKSILDKGFKKLEVLTSKNFKSILGIEIDQNENDELINETRYTQPLIFLIEYALATYLRYLGIEPTYMIGHSLGEYVAATIAEVFPFEQALEIVVKRAELMNSVSSGTMVSIGVSAKKAISFIGEDLSIAAINSSDSCVISGRNEKIQECIQYLETNDIDYKILKTSHAFHSDMMNGILFEYEEFLKKFSLSIPTIDFISNLTGKPIKNEEVTSTSYWVKHLRETVRFSEGLEYLNKKENNIFIEIGSGKTLIPYVRQKENIRNQEMLYLLRPKNETVNDTFHFTSALGRLWSYGVELDWEKYFENQDARIISAPTYSFDSTCLDYKVDPYSGIQTLAQRKNLFKDWFYEKNWKKSKLNKEKSLDSKGFLILSNNKSSSALQTKLETQGDTCLELFCQTDAKEGTTIDSVKSLFETINKQDTYFNNIVLDFSFGNDLSQLRKNFTYCLNICKEILAYYPEKRKKITLLSDFNNEVLGGEKLNISVSVISSLFKVLSQENPHILFSELDIVDRSNSFEETIQDITEEIKYNFQDVKVAYRNRYRWVEFYDNIVLSSDKKINLSEEKIYLITGGLGHLGYTIASHLSTKYNATIILTGRSGVPSENTWDTFVINSESEESLVKKVKRLKSLKEQNQKIHYYQMDVSDMEEMKSVVQIIENNVGKISGVIHAAGVIDNYSFKPLENIDITNIETHFNPKVNGTLNLYENFKDKELDFVWISSSLSSILGGLTYGSYAASNKFIDAFIENNKGLYNWKSVNLDGLGNRAIRDHELIQIFEETLVSDNYNQTIISITDPNKFKLEPKKESKEEKVTLIQEDYMPPVTKTQKDLCEIWESFFGYNQIGITNSFFDLGGDSLKAMTLVKRIQRKFDIEINLLDFFNKPNIEELAKEIDRAKNILSLKKESTKKNKITI
- a CDS encoding non-ribosomal peptide synthetase → MEELLKILAKEDISISVTNEKELELNYDGDYIDETLLQEIRKYKNDLIAYLSKYKKANQHCTIQPVNERTKYRASFGQKRIWLLSQHKEGSAAYNLSNLREIKNCDTLKFKKALECLIERHESLRTVFNLGEDGHLYQHIQEPNEIKSFFECRDYRDKSEEDIKNEIREYAKVPFDLTTGPLFKVYLFQKNSEDYIMYYNMHHIISDGWSLDVVINDMMIFYKSLLKEEKVQVEPLSIQYKDFASWQLESFENGSLNKERAYWLESLKGNIPLLNLSKTKKRPEVKTFNGEKLQTILNIEVTSKIREFIKEHKGSTYSFLLTMWNILLYKYTGEKEFVIGVPVAGRGLEELENQIGFYVNTIPLKNSVNSEDSFLETFSRISKRMLEGISNQMCPLDKIIEDLKIPKDISRNPLFDILLTYQNIRKKKIEPDQEIALETIKLDKTTTNAKLDLDIDFLEHQNYITLEVTYNTDICEENFVRELIKRFKKVVDFVLVNNESYIKDIKYLSDGERTFLINKLNQTNENFNLDLTVLDLFKKQVKSNPNAIAIAYNNGTLTFAELDKLSNQLANGLKKEYGVGKLDVIAIYLEQEERSVISLLGILKLGATYVYVAPEMPQERKEFILKDSKAKLVITDVEFKPDINDIHFSGEIFVIDANFESSWDTSIVYSISSKEIPAYLIYTSGSTGTPKGVVVSHGSLVNYLEWARIYYSDNGTVNLSFGLFTSLTFDLTITSLFLPLVSGNTLTIFKAKEGVSTKLEKYINSNIACIKLTPAHIDVLNLIEIPNQSRISVAIVGGDTLKPHHIGILKNINPDIKIYNEYGPTEATVGCVVKEITSQNEKILIGKPVANTQIMILSEDLELMPFGEVGEICIGGVQLAQGYLNKPKLTKEKFVVNPFNINERLYRTGDLGRWLPNENIDFLGRVDHQVKINGHRIETGEIESALLDIYNIQQAVVIAVENSNGTLQLVGYLVSDDEIDQHEIQNVLSKKLPEYMIPKIYVKLEEIPLTHNGKIDRKGLPDPVFDIEYVPPSSQMEKTITELWQENLNIEKIGIHDNFYSLGGDSLKAIRIKIEIYNKFDIDFEIAELFMYTTIKKLSEEIVSRQLKKEETLGEVVDKVTI